A single window of Puniceicoccus vermicola DNA harbors:
- a CDS encoding DHH family phosphoesterase, giving the protein MTELPLSPLLKRENFQKLVDSWKGKKLAVCGHLRPDGDCIGSQVAFCRFLLAKGIEAAAIKTDPIPRNLESFVGDTPYIDVKDFDPAGWEMVAVDCADEIRVGKALREKLPTTLFNVDHHISNPGYAEHNLIMAHSCATAEILSELFLSLGHHPDEVTANALYVGIATDTGQFRFPSTSTRTFEICCNLCEFGANPAKVATFLYEQETMGRMQLLQSFLSTLKLSLDGKVCTGCILDGEYERTGTSNEDSEGFVDYARAIEGVRVGVFLEENKGKIKGSLRCKDPIFRVDTIAKQFDGGGHACAAGFRVESTIEEFYPKLVRILEDHLQNSQVAG; this is encoded by the coding sequence ATGACCGAACTTCCACTCAGCCCCCTTCTGAAACGCGAGAACTTCCAAAAGTTGGTTGATTCCTGGAAGGGCAAGAAGCTGGCGGTCTGCGGCCACCTCCGCCCGGATGGTGATTGCATTGGCTCCCAAGTCGCCTTCTGTCGTTTCCTTCTTGCAAAGGGGATTGAAGCGGCCGCCATCAAGACAGACCCGATTCCCCGAAATCTGGAAAGCTTTGTCGGCGATACGCCCTACATCGATGTGAAGGATTTTGATCCCGCAGGTTGGGAAATGGTCGCCGTCGATTGTGCCGATGAGATCCGGGTCGGGAAAGCCCTTCGCGAGAAGCTTCCGACGACTCTCTTCAATGTGGACCACCACATCTCCAATCCCGGATATGCGGAGCACAATCTGATCATGGCGCACTCCTGTGCCACTGCAGAAATCCTCTCGGAGTTGTTTCTTTCCTTGGGCCACCATCCCGATGAGGTAACGGCCAACGCTCTCTACGTCGGCATCGCGACGGACACCGGGCAGTTCCGGTTCCCCTCCACCAGCACCCGGACTTTCGAAATTTGCTGCAACCTCTGCGAGTTTGGCGCAAATCCGGCAAAAGTTGCGACGTTCCTCTACGAGCAGGAAACCATGGGGCGGATGCAACTCCTCCAATCTTTCCTCTCTACCCTGAAACTTTCCCTCGACGGTAAGGTCTGCACTGGCTGCATCCTCGACGGGGAGTACGAGCGCACGGGAACCAGCAACGAGGACTCCGAGGGGTTCGTCGACTACGCCCGGGCCATCGAGGGGGTACGCGTTGGGGTTTTCCTCGAAGAAAACAAAGGCAAGATCAAGGGAAGCCTTCGTTGCAAGGATCCCATTTTCCGGGTCGATACCATCGCCAAGCAATTCGACGGCGGCGGTCATGCCTGCGCGGCTGGATTCCGAGTCGAATCGACTATTGAGGAATTTTACCCCAAACTGGTTCGCATCCTCGAAGACCACCTGCAAAACTCGCAAGTCGCAGGTTGA
- the rbfA gene encoding 30S ribosome-binding factor RbfA: MPKRKVRVDELLRREISTLLHTDYQSEGVYTTISEVDVSPDLRQAQVYYSVLGGEQREKEAQRFFRVKASEIRFKVGKRVVLKYLPFFTFVRDDSLKRGFGLIEKLDDLDEKP; the protein is encoded by the coding sequence GTGCCGAAACGCAAAGTTAGAGTCGACGAGCTCCTCCGTCGCGAAATCAGTACGCTCCTCCACACGGACTATCAGTCCGAGGGGGTGTATACCACGATTAGTGAGGTGGATGTCTCGCCCGACCTGAGGCAGGCGCAGGTCTATTACTCAGTGCTCGGTGGCGAACAACGCGAGAAGGAAGCTCAGCGATTCTTCCGTGTAAAAGCCTCGGAGATTCGTTTCAAGGTCGGCAAACGGGTCGTTTTGAAATACCTTCCGTTTTTCACCTTCGTGCGGGACGACTCGCTCAAGCGTGGATTTGGCCTCATCGAAAAACTGGACGACCTAGACGAAAAACCATGA
- the infB gene encoding translation initiation factor IF-2 — MSVRIHQIAKQIGMENKDLLKLLQERGFAVKSVSSTIDNISADSLIEEYSKPESEESAAEEVKETASEEKKEEEEKSTFKRPTGPIVRTAEEVKREKEAAKEAAKAAAAPTPPPTPSPAAEPKVAPKSAPKPPEMPASTPKAQPKTPRAPAPPPPVKAPTPPVKRPAASSAPTPPVSAPKPPSAPAAPAATASSSAPTPPKAPTPPPSNRPPSAPRPPSPPPGKGAPRPPAPSSGAEDRANAAEGESGEEAQAPQPVERKKIHAKPPIIVRDFANLLELKPFQLLSDLMERGIFASMNQTIEEDIAAKVAEAHGFELEIRHRGGSADSGDSKKKKEQEDESALLEPRPPVVCILGHVDHGKTTLLDTIRKAKVVDDEFGGITQHIGAYQVEASGEPLSFLDTPGHAAFSRMRERGASTTDIAVLVVAADDGFKPQTDEALKFAKKAGVSLIVAINKIDAKGANIDRVKTQMQERGIAPEDWGGEVITVPVSALKGEGIDQLLEMIRLQSEIMELKAVPKGKSSGVIIESQIEQGRGPTATILVKKGKLKVGDALVCGTASCKVKAMHDDLGKAVKEAGPSTPVKVIGWSDAPESGSTYETVKNEREAKRVAEETLESRKKKEEEDRLAAKSAGSNLDDLFSAIESTRKTNFNVILKADVHGSLEALTGMLQELPSDQVELKVVGKGVGMITKKDVELAGASDATIVGFNVRMENGVQGHAKHLDVRILQDNIIYQLIDIIRESMAELLEPELREKKLGVAEVRVVFPLGKSFVAGCMVTEGKIQRNATTRLLRKGELVHEGKVGTLKRFKDDATEVRAGFECGIAIAGFNGYEEGDLIECYEVEKIRPTL; from the coding sequence ATGAGTGTCAGAATCCACCAGATCGCCAAACAGATCGGAATGGAAAACAAGGACCTGTTGAAGCTGCTGCAGGAGCGAGGTTTTGCCGTAAAGAGTGTGTCGAGCACCATCGACAATATCAGTGCTGATTCCCTGATCGAGGAATACTCGAAACCGGAATCAGAAGAGAGTGCCGCCGAAGAAGTGAAAGAAACCGCTTCAGAGGAGAAAAAGGAGGAAGAGGAAAAATCGACCTTCAAGCGCCCCACTGGTCCCATCGTTCGCACAGCCGAAGAGGTCAAACGTGAGAAGGAAGCTGCGAAGGAGGCCGCCAAAGCTGCGGCCGCCCCGACGCCTCCTCCCACTCCATCTCCAGCCGCGGAGCCCAAAGTGGCCCCGAAGTCGGCCCCCAAGCCACCGGAAATGCCGGCCTCCACGCCAAAGGCGCAGCCCAAGACTCCGAGAGCACCGGCTCCGCCTCCTCCCGTGAAGGCTCCAACTCCTCCGGTGAAACGGCCTGCGGCATCGAGTGCACCTACGCCTCCGGTATCGGCTCCGAAGCCTCCTTCGGCTCCCGCCGCACCGGCAGCCACGGCTTCTTCCTCGGCTCCGACGCCACCGAAAGCACCGACGCCTCCCCCTTCTAACCGCCCGCCTTCGGCGCCGCGTCCTCCGTCACCTCCTCCTGGAAAGGGCGCACCGCGTCCTCCCGCTCCGTCTTCTGGAGCCGAGGATCGTGCAAACGCAGCCGAGGGTGAATCCGGAGAAGAAGCACAAGCTCCGCAACCTGTTGAGAGAAAGAAGATTCATGCGAAGCCCCCGATCATTGTCCGGGATTTCGCAAATCTGCTCGAACTGAAGCCGTTCCAGCTCCTCTCAGATCTGATGGAGCGCGGAATCTTCGCCTCGATGAATCAAACCATCGAGGAAGATATCGCGGCCAAGGTTGCCGAAGCCCATGGATTTGAACTGGAGATCCGCCACCGTGGCGGTTCAGCCGACTCGGGCGACTCGAAGAAGAAGAAGGAACAGGAAGACGAATCCGCTCTTCTCGAGCCGCGTCCTCCGGTTGTTTGTATTCTCGGTCACGTCGACCACGGGAAAACCACCCTGCTCGACACCATCCGCAAGGCTAAGGTCGTCGATGATGAGTTTGGTGGAATCACCCAGCACATCGGCGCCTACCAAGTCGAAGCCAGTGGCGAGCCTCTCTCCTTCCTTGATACTCCCGGTCACGCAGCCTTTTCACGGATGCGGGAACGCGGTGCATCGACTACGGATATTGCGGTTCTCGTCGTTGCCGCGGATGACGGCTTCAAGCCTCAAACCGATGAAGCGCTGAAGTTCGCCAAGAAAGCGGGCGTCTCCCTGATCGTCGCAATCAATAAGATTGACGCAAAAGGAGCCAACATCGACCGCGTGAAAACGCAGATGCAAGAGCGTGGAATCGCCCCCGAAGATTGGGGTGGCGAAGTGATTACGGTTCCCGTATCGGCTCTGAAGGGTGAAGGCATTGACCAGCTCCTGGAAATGATTCGTCTTCAGTCCGAGATCATGGAATTGAAGGCCGTTCCCAAGGGGAAGAGCTCTGGCGTGATCATTGAGTCCCAGATCGAACAAGGACGCGGCCCAACGGCTACGATCCTCGTCAAAAAGGGTAAGCTCAAGGTCGGTGACGCTCTCGTCTGCGGAACCGCCTCCTGCAAGGTAAAGGCGATGCATGACGACCTTGGCAAAGCCGTCAAGGAAGCAGGCCCCTCCACTCCGGTGAAGGTCATTGGCTGGAGCGACGCTCCCGAATCGGGCTCGACCTATGAAACGGTCAAGAACGAGCGGGAAGCCAAACGCGTTGCCGAAGAGACACTCGAAAGTCGCAAGAAGAAGGAAGAAGAAGATCGGCTCGCCGCCAAGTCAGCGGGCTCGAATCTGGACGACCTCTTCTCGGCCATCGAGAGCACCCGGAAGACCAACTTCAACGTCATCCTCAAGGCGGACGTTCATGGCTCCCTCGAAGCCCTCACGGGCATGCTGCAAGAGCTTCCCTCCGATCAGGTGGAGCTCAAGGTAGTCGGTAAGGGAGTCGGGATGATCACCAAGAAGGATGTCGAACTTGCCGGTGCCTCTGACGCGACCATCGTCGGTTTCAACGTCCGGATGGAAAACGGAGTTCAGGGTCATGCCAAGCACCTCGACGTCCGCATCCTCCAGGACAACATCATCTACCAGTTGATCGACATCATCCGTGAGTCGATGGCCGAGCTGCTCGAGCCGGAACTTCGCGAGAAGAAGCTCGGTGTGGCCGAGGTACGCGTGGTCTTCCCGCTCGGGAAGAGTTTCGTGGCCGGGTGTATGGTTACCGAAGGCAAGATCCAGCGCAACGCGACGACCCGTCTCCTCCGCAAGGGCGAACTGGTGCACGAGGGCAAGGTCGGCACCTTGAAGCGATTCAAGGACGACGCCACCGAGGTTCGGGCTGGTTTCGAGTGCGGTATCGCCATTGCAGGTTTCAACGGCTACGAAGAAGGCGATCTCATTGAGTGCTACGAGGTGGAGAAAATCCGCCCCACTCTCTAA